A genomic stretch from Sphaerochaeta sp. includes:
- a CDS encoding Fic family protein → MRNFDDSQLRKRTWDNGIISFLVAIHEQKGRQELYIRQKPVELERLVEIAKIQSTESSNKIEGIGTSNARMRQLVAEKTTPRTRDEEEIAGYRDALKMIHDSYAHMPVSSNIILQLHQILLSYTSKSYGGKFKNIQNYISETLPDGSEATRFTPLAPFETPDAIAAICTSYQQAIEQQFVDPLILIPIFICDFLCIHPFIDGNGRMSRLLTTLLLYQNGFMVGKYISLEKKIELTKESYYEVLGQISAGWREGKNDDTPFITYFLGIVLNSYRDFEDRLGSVDRKSTAYAIVRKAVSEKVGLFRKAEILESCPRIMSSSVEAALKKLKDEGYVLVQGKGKNTRYMRNPDHQ, encoded by the coding sequence ATGAGGAACTTTGACGATAGCCAGCTCAGGAAACGTACATGGGACAACGGGATCATTTCCTTTTTGGTCGCCATCCATGAACAGAAAGGAAGGCAGGAGCTGTACATCAGGCAGAAACCTGTTGAACTGGAGCGTCTGGTTGAGATAGCAAAAATCCAAAGTACGGAAAGCTCGAACAAGATCGAAGGGATCGGAACTTCCAACGCCCGGATGCGGCAACTTGTCGCGGAAAAGACTACACCCCGAACCCGTGACGAGGAGGAAATAGCCGGCTATCGGGATGCGTTGAAGATGATCCATGACAGCTATGCCCACATGCCGGTATCTTCGAATATCATTCTGCAATTGCACCAGATCCTTTTGTCGTATACCAGCAAATCGTATGGTGGCAAGTTCAAGAACATACAGAATTATATCAGCGAGACACTTCCTGATGGTTCGGAAGCAACGAGGTTTACGCCGCTTGCGCCGTTTGAGACACCGGATGCGATAGCCGCAATCTGTACAAGTTACCAACAGGCGATCGAGCAGCAATTTGTGGATCCGCTCATTTTGATTCCCATTTTCATTTGCGATTTTCTCTGTATCCATCCCTTCATTGATGGCAATGGGCGCATGAGCCGTCTGCTCACGACGTTACTGCTCTATCAAAATGGATTCATGGTAGGGAAATATATCAGCCTGGAAAAAAAGATCGAGCTTACCAAGGAAAGCTATTACGAAGTACTGGGACAAATATCCGCGGGTTGGCGTGAGGGGAAGAATGATGATACACCTTTCATCACGTATTTCCTTGGAATTGTCCTGAACAGCTATCGTGACTTCGAAGACAGACTTGGATCGGTAGACCGGAAAAGTACTGCGTATGCTATTGTCCGAAAAGCGGTCAGCGAGAAGGTAGGATTGTTCAGGAAAGCCGAGATCCTGGAATCATGCCCCCGTATCATGAGTTCTTCGGTGGAAGCTGCACTGAAGAAGCTCAAAGACGAAGGATATGTCCTCGTACAGGGGAAAGGGAAGAACACGCGGTACATGCGGAAT